In the Bifidobacterium catenulatum PV20-2 genome, one interval contains:
- a CDS encoding LacI family DNA-binding transcriptional regulator, with translation MKSSIQDVAQLAHVSISTVSRSFTRPDLVSKATRDKVMKAADELNFSISRSAAALKTGRALRIAVLVSGRINLWFSSSIIEGLNEIFHNAGYDISLYQMSSIEERREFFDMLPVRRNVDAVIVISFDIDANEIDQLKSVNVPIIGINSSLPEERGFSAAVRIDDKQGSELAARHLITLGHRDIAYIRTDREVTLHFSVQGRFESFMACCKENGVTPRVLVTDESKNNISKVVTQLLSLDHMPTAIACQEDGIAVPLMFQLERNGFTVPNDISVIGYDDSVYARDLGLTTVRQKPVEMAQEAARMTLDLIEERPLEQPFKTFPAQLIVRSTTARHRQ, from the coding sequence ATGAAAAGCAGTATTCAAGATGTAGCGCAGCTTGCACACGTATCCATTTCGACGGTTTCGCGTTCGTTCACACGCCCTGACCTTGTGTCGAAAGCCACCCGAGACAAGGTGATGAAAGCAGCCGACGAACTGAACTTTTCCATCTCACGTTCCGCAGCTGCGCTGAAAACCGGCCGCGCGCTACGCATCGCGGTACTGGTTTCCGGCAGGATCAACCTGTGGTTCAGCTCGTCCATCATCGAAGGACTCAACGAGATCTTCCATAATGCAGGTTACGACATCTCCCTCTACCAGATGTCAAGCATCGAGGAGCGCCGCGAGTTCTTCGACATGCTGCCGGTGCGCCGCAATGTCGACGCAGTGATCGTCATTTCCTTCGACATCGACGCCAATGAGATCGATCAGCTCAAGTCCGTCAATGTGCCAATCATCGGCATCAACTCGAGTCTGCCGGAAGAGCGCGGTTTCAGCGCGGCCGTGCGCATCGACGACAAGCAGGGATCCGAGCTTGCCGCGCGCCATCTCATAACTCTCGGCCACCGCGATATCGCCTACATTCGCACCGATCGCGAAGTGACGCTCCACTTCAGTGTGCAGGGGCGTTTCGAATCGTTCATGGCCTGCTGCAAAGAGAACGGCGTCACACCGCGCGTGCTCGTTACCGACGAAAGCAAGAACAACATCAGCAAAGTCGTGACGCAGCTGCTCAGCCTCGACCACATGCCGACCGCGATCGCCTGCCAGGAAGACGGCATCGCCGTGCCACTGATGTTCCAGCTGGAACGCAACGGATTCACCGTGCCGAACGACATTTCCGTCATCGGCTACGACGATAGCGTCTACGCGCGCGACCTCGGCCTGACCACCGTGCGCCAGAAGCCCGTCGAAATGGCACAGGAAGCGGCCCGCATGACACTCGATCTAATTGAGGAACGCCCGCTGGAGCAGCCGTTCAAAACGTTCCCGGCACAGCTGATCGTACGTTCCACGACGGCGCGTCACCGTCAGTAG
- a CDS encoding HAD family hydrolase — protein MENVAHTPKYEVVFFDLYGTLIDIRTDEQCDAAWQALYDAACELGAQYDSVEALRERFEKLEAREIAHQSNHAIVRSGWDEFDILPVYRSLLMNRSDEAERLLALPQAAQKAAWAFRQGSTSMIRLYPGVLEMIEKLQEAGIVVALLSNAQSCYTRAELEMTGLAGVLDDVIISSEEKIRKPARDLYMLALDREFVTAKHALMVGNDEQNDIVGARTAGIDGVYFRTEISPADDPEMSSYAVRSFTGTDYEGLLDYVLNA, from the coding sequence ATGGAAAACGTGGCGCATACCCCTAAATATGAGGTTGTGTTCTTCGATTTGTATGGAACGCTTATCGACATACGTACCGACGAACAGTGCGACGCGGCCTGGCAGGCCTTGTATGACGCCGCTTGCGAATTGGGCGCGCAATACGATTCGGTCGAGGCGTTGCGTGAGCGTTTCGAAAAACTTGAGGCGCGCGAAATAGCGCATCAGTCGAATCATGCCATCGTTCGTAGTGGGTGGGACGAGTTCGACATACTACCTGTGTACCGCTCGCTGCTTATGAATCGTAGCGACGAGGCGGAACGCTTGTTGGCATTGCCGCAGGCCGCTCAAAAGGCCGCATGGGCGTTCCGGCAGGGCAGCACCAGTATGATCCGCCTGTATCCTGGGGTGCTAGAAATGATCGAAAAACTACAGGAAGCCGGCATTGTCGTGGCGCTGCTGAGTAACGCGCAATCCTGCTACACCCGCGCCGAACTGGAAATGACGGGACTTGCCGGCGTGCTTGACGACGTGATCATCTCCAGCGAGGAGAAGATCCGCAAGCCCGCGCGCGACTTGTACATGCTGGCGCTCGACCGCGAATTCGTGACCGCCAAGCATGCGCTGATGGTGGGCAATGACGAGCAGAACGATATTGTTGGCGCTCGCACCGCGGGCATTGACGGCGTGTATTTCCGCACGGAGATTTCGCCGGCAGATGATCCGGAAATGTCAAGTTATGCGGTGCGTTCGTTTACCGGCACCGATTATGAGGGATTGCTGGATTACGTGTTGAACGCCTGA
- a CDS encoding Type 1 glutamine amidotransferase-like domain-containing protein — protein MKLFLCSHFSSVGSLIKEEIDNKKVAFIPTASLHEGYTGYVGSARKLFKKLGASVTEIDISTEAYSTIQAVFEDADVIYFTGGNSFFLMDQLRKTETDELLKKELANGKLMIGESAGAIICAPTIQYIEQMDEKPEDYSQEDNEGLDLIDFYVLPHYLTAPFKKITERIMADFSDLNICAINNHQAIIVNDEGSKVICKD, from the coding sequence ATGAAACTGTTTTTATGTTCGCACTTTTCAAGCGTAGGAAGTTTGATAAAAGAAGAAATTGATAACAAGAAAGTCGCATTTATTCCAACAGCTTCACTGCATGAAGGTTACACCGGTTATGTTGGTTCGGCTCGAAAACTATTCAAAAAACTGGGAGCATCTGTAACTGAAATTGATATCTCAACGGAGGCTTATTCAACGATACAGGCTGTTTTTGAAGATGCGGATGTGATATATTTTACCGGCGGAAATTCTTTCTTCCTTATGGACCAGCTACGTAAAACGGAAACGGACGAGCTGTTGAAGAAAGAATTGGCAAACGGAAAACTGATGATCGGTGAGTCGGCAGGCGCAATTATATGCGCTCCGACCATTCAATATATTGAACAAATGGATGAAAAGCCAGAGGATTACTCTCAAGAAGATAATGAGGGGCTGGATTTGATTGATTTCTATGTTCTTCCCCATTATCTCACGGCACCCTTTAAGAAAATTACCGAGAGAATCATGGCTGATTTTTCGGATTTGAATATCTGTGCTATTAACAACCACCAGGCAATTATAGTCAATGATGAAGGTTCAAAGGTGATTTGTAAAGACTAA
- a CDS encoding ABC transporter substrate-binding protein, which translates to MKQGIITKTCAVAAALAMGVSLAACGGGSSADSDKGHVYFMNNKSEVVDQYKQLAEMYTEKTGVQVDVQTGASGTYDATMSSELAKSNAPTMFNISGFDQFAKYQKYCEPLQDTEVYKLLTDDGKAYSYTIDDDSYTLPYAAEWYGIIYNKKIINDYASKDYAVIKSADDIKDYKTLKAVAESINEHKDDLGVDGAFATPGLDASDTYRFAAHMGRIPLYYEYKDMNTTFSKTIKGTYLDNYKDLFDLELETSPTDPSLVSSKTYDDVTSEFALGQVAFYPNGVWAYTQIKGNEVADDDLGMLPYYMGIKGEEETGPAGVYDASWAVNKNASDKDKQATLDFIKWMVTDDEAKKILSQDMGFSVPFTTFDGDEFQPDNPLTKIARSYAADGKTEVRSFTVPDQQWQDDVAAALIEYAQGTGDWSKVKSAYVDGWATEWNNNEESLGSVPQAQKFDQQG; encoded by the coding sequence ATGAAGCAGGGAATCATCACCAAAACGTGCGCGGTCGCCGCGGCGTTGGCCATGGGTGTATCGTTGGCGGCTTGCGGCGGCGGCAGCAGCGCTGATTCCGACAAGGGCCATGTGTATTTCATGAACAACAAGTCGGAAGTCGTGGACCAATACAAGCAGCTCGCCGAAATGTATACCGAAAAAACCGGTGTGCAGGTGGACGTGCAGACCGGTGCGTCCGGCACATACGATGCGACCATGAGCTCGGAACTGGCCAAATCCAACGCGCCGACCATGTTCAACATCTCCGGTTTCGACCAGTTCGCAAAATATCAGAAGTATTGCGAGCCATTGCAGGACACCGAAGTGTACAAACTGCTCACCGATGACGGCAAGGCCTACTCCTACACCATCGACGACGATTCGTACACGCTGCCATACGCGGCTGAATGGTACGGCATCATCTACAACAAGAAGATCATCAACGATTACGCCAGCAAGGATTACGCGGTGATCAAGAGCGCCGACGACATCAAAGATTACAAGACGCTCAAGGCCGTGGCCGAGTCCATCAACGAGCACAAGGACGATCTCGGCGTCGACGGCGCGTTCGCGACGCCAGGTCTGGACGCCTCCGACACGTACCGTTTCGCCGCGCATATGGGGCGTATCCCGCTGTACTACGAGTACAAAGATATGAACACCACGTTCTCCAAGACCATCAAGGGCACCTACTTGGATAACTACAAGGATCTGTTCGATCTCGAGCTGGAAACCAGTCCGACCGATCCGAGCCTGGTCAGCTCGAAGACGTACGACGATGTCACTTCCGAATTCGCACTTGGCCAGGTGGCGTTCTACCCGAACGGCGTCTGGGCCTACACGCAGATCAAGGGTAACGAAGTGGCGGATGACGATCTTGGCATGCTGCCGTATTACATGGGCATCAAGGGCGAGGAGGAGACCGGTCCCGCAGGCGTGTATGACGCCAGCTGGGCGGTGAACAAGAACGCTTCCGACAAAGACAAGCAGGCCACGCTCGACTTCATCAAGTGGATGGTCACCGATGACGAGGCCAAGAAGATCCTCTCTCAGGATATGGGCTTCTCCGTGCCGTTCACCACATTCGATGGCGATGAGTTCCAGCCGGATAATCCGCTGACCAAGATTGCACGCTCCTACGCTGCCGACGGCAAGACCGAGGTACGCAGCTTCACCGTTCCGGATCAGCAGTGGCAGGACGACGTGGCTGCGGCGCTTATCGAATACGCGCAGGGCACTGGCGATTGGAGCAAGGTGAAGAGCGCCTACGTCGACGGCTGGGCTACCGAATGGAACAACAACGAGGAATCGTTGGGATCCGTTCCTCAAGCGCAGAAATTCGATCAGCAGGGGTGA
- a CDS encoding LacI family DNA-binding transcriptional regulator, whose amino-acid sequence MAKPTIANVAKLAGVSQATVSRALRGATNVTEATRSKVQQAADQLNFTLSKSASALASGKTMRVILLVSGKLNEWFNSGVLQGAYEELAPFGYDITPAFITDRSELDRFFSQLPKSRNSDAIIISSFQLMPAMRDQLQAIDLPTVGVNVPSKSGYFDASISIDNYSAMTMAVRLLRSLGHTNIAFCSDYIPADMVYNTSQRTKAFAAAAQANAADGVTFSMLTADAHDAPLSKSDLASQLTAKLLSLPERPTAVCVETDQVAIALVKELRKQQLNVPEDISVLGFDDAEIAQAADLSTIRQEPIELGRIAGRKVLQLLHNEPLEHPHELQDPLLVLRNTTSRIDTDIASTAE is encoded by the coding sequence ATGGCCAAACCGACCATCGCCAACGTGGCCAAATTGGCAGGAGTGTCGCAAGCCACCGTTTCCCGAGCACTCCGTGGCGCGACCAACGTTACGGAAGCAACCCGCAGCAAAGTCCAGCAGGCGGCAGATCAGCTCAACTTCACGCTGTCCAAGAGCGCTTCCGCCCTGGCATCCGGAAAAACCATGCGCGTCATCCTCTTGGTTTCAGGCAAGCTCAACGAGTGGTTCAATTCCGGAGTGCTCCAAGGAGCCTATGAGGAGCTCGCGCCATTCGGTTATGACATCACGCCGGCCTTCATCACCGACCGCAGCGAACTGGACCGGTTCTTCTCCCAGCTGCCAAAGAGCCGCAACTCGGACGCCATCATCATTTCCTCATTCCAGCTCATGCCCGCCATGAGAGACCAGCTTCAAGCCATCGACCTGCCAACGGTAGGCGTCAACGTTCCTTCGAAATCGGGCTATTTCGACGCCTCCATCAGCATCGACAACTACAGTGCGATGACCATGGCCGTACGACTGCTGCGCTCCTTGGGACATACCAATATCGCGTTCTGCAGCGACTACATTCCGGCCGACATGGTCTACAACACCAGCCAGCGCACCAAAGCTTTCGCAGCTGCCGCGCAAGCCAACGCCGCCGATGGAGTCACGTTCAGCATGCTCACGGCCGACGCGCATGATGCGCCGCTAAGCAAATCCGACCTCGCCTCGCAACTGACCGCGAAACTGCTATCCCTTCCGGAACGCCCCACCGCCGTCTGCGTGGAAACCGACCAAGTCGCCATCGCACTAGTCAAAGAACTACGCAAGCAGCAGTTGAACGTGCCGGAAGACATTTCGGTGCTCGGATTCGACGACGCCGAAATTGCGCAGGCGGCGGACCTTTCCACCATTCGCCAGGAGCCGATTGAGCTGGGGCGCATAGCCGGCAGAAAAGTCCTGCAACTCCTGCACAACGAACCTCTGGAACATCCGCATGAACTGCAGGATCCCTTGCTGGTACTGCGCAACACCACAAGTCGCATCGACACCGATATAGCGTCGACGGCGGAATAA
- a CDS encoding carbohydrate ABC transporter permease codes for MISMAGKAIRKWWALFALPTFAAFIIGFVVPFIMGVYLSFCKFTTVTDAEFVGLKNYTRALQDKEFLRALGFSTLLTIVTTIVINVVAFFIAYMLTKAIKGSNIFRSVFFMPNLIGGIILGYIWMLLLNGILAHWARSLTYSATYGFWGLVVLVCWQQIGYMMIIYIAGMQSLPTDVLEAASVDGANGTQTMFKIIIPLMMPSITVCSFLCVTNGFKLYDQNLALTNGAPSNMSEGLALNITRTFYGRVGWEGVGQAKAVLFFVLVAIVALIQNKLTTSKEVEA; via the coding sequence ATGATCAGCATGGCTGGCAAGGCGATACGCAAATGGTGGGCGTTGTTCGCGCTACCGACGTTCGCCGCGTTCATTATTGGATTTGTCGTTCCATTCATCATGGGCGTCTATCTGAGCTTTTGCAAGTTCACTACGGTTACCGACGCCGAGTTTGTAGGGCTTAAGAACTACACCCGCGCACTGCAGGATAAGGAATTCCTTCGCGCGCTGGGCTTCTCTACGTTGCTGACTATCGTTACCACGATTGTGATCAACGTGGTCGCGTTCTTCATCGCGTACATGCTTACCAAGGCGATCAAGGGATCGAATATCTTCCGTTCGGTGTTCTTCATGCCAAACCTTATTGGCGGCATCATTCTGGGCTACATTTGGATGCTGCTGCTCAACGGCATTCTCGCGCACTGGGCGCGCTCGCTGACCTATAGCGCAACGTACGGCTTCTGGGGTCTGGTCGTGCTGGTGTGCTGGCAGCAGATCGGCTACATGATGATCATCTACATCGCCGGTATGCAGTCGCTGCCGACTGACGTGCTCGAAGCGGCTTCCGTGGATGGTGCGAATGGCACGCAGACCATGTTCAAGATCATCATTCCGCTGATGATGCCGTCGATCACTGTGTGCTCGTTCCTGTGCGTTACCAACGGCTTCAAGCTCTATGACCAGAACCTCGCATTGACGAACGGCGCTCCGTCGAACATGTCTGAAGGCCTGGCACTGAACATCACCCGCACATTCTATGGCCGCGTCGGCTGGGAAGGCGTTGGACAGGCCAAGGCAGTGCTGTTCTTCGTGCTTGTCGCAATTGTTGCGCTGATTCAGAATAAGCTGACGACTTCCAAGGAGGTGGAAGCATGA
- a CDS encoding carbohydrate ABC transporter permease produces the protein MISGEKVKHGGLWTVLFSLVSLAWVFPIVLVIINSFKQKAYISRNAFSIPTGKAFVGLENYTRGIETTNFFASFGWTLLITVGSVILILVCTSMCAWWIVRVNNWVAKLLYTLFLFNMIVPFQMVMFTLSKLADTLKLNTPWGLCIMYLGFGAGLAVFIFTGVIKGIPQSLEESAMIDGASVPRIFFQIVVPIMKPSIVSVAILQAMWIWNDYLLPYLTLDLGKYKTISVAIQYLKGGYGSVDMGAMMACLVMAIVPIIVFYLICQKHIVKGVMAGAVKG, from the coding sequence ATGATTTCCGGAGAAAAGGTCAAGCACGGCGGATTGTGGACCGTACTGTTTTCCTTGGTATCGCTGGCATGGGTTTTCCCGATCGTGCTGGTGATTATTAACTCCTTCAAGCAGAAGGCGTACATCTCGCGTAACGCGTTCTCCATTCCGACCGGCAAGGCGTTCGTTGGATTGGAAAACTATACCCGTGGCATTGAAACCACGAATTTCTTCGCCAGCTTCGGTTGGACCCTGCTGATCACGGTCGGCTCGGTGATCTTGATCTTGGTATGCACCTCGATGTGCGCATGGTGGATCGTGCGTGTGAACAATTGGGTTGCGAAGCTGCTGTACACGTTGTTCCTGTTCAACATGATCGTGCCGTTCCAGATGGTGATGTTCACGCTTTCGAAGCTTGCTGACACGTTGAAGCTCAACACTCCGTGGGGCTTGTGCATTATGTATTTGGGATTTGGTGCAGGCCTGGCCGTGTTCATCTTCACCGGTGTGATCAAGGGCATTCCGCAGTCGTTGGAAGAGTCCGCGATGATTGATGGCGCTTCCGTGCCCCGTATTTTCTTCCAGATTGTAGTGCCGATTATGAAGCCGTCGATCGTGTCTGTTGCGATTCTGCAGGCGATGTGGATTTGGAACGACTACCTGCTGCCGTACCTGACGCTCGACTTGGGCAAGTACAAGACCATTTCCGTGGCCATTCAGTACCTCAAGGGCGGTTATGGTTCCGTTGACATGGGTGCCATGATGGCCTGCCTGGTGATGGCCATCGTCCCGATCATTGTCTTCTACCTCATCTGCCAGAAGCACATCGTCAAGGGTGTAATGGCTGGTGCAGTCAAGGGATGA
- the malQ gene encoding 4-alpha-glucanotransferase encodes MTETQQTESAERIARPLIQLAKLNGISTSYIDQLGTYVEIRDEVLVSVLAALGVDASSDEAIETSYELTKQRIADTLVEPTIVKFIGKESTTPIRAKGHDVTLRLLLEDGTQYEGNLCMYLTPQTDGSLTFTLPDDIPAGYHTLRVNAGPLHGEARLICAPARVPLPPAIAEKQRWGWMAQMYSIRSAESWGVGDYGDLKLLLTDAAEKSHADFMLINPIHATAPVEPLEPSPYLPESRRFMNVTYIRPQDIEEYAGLDEKAKAEVERLHTEVAPDNDNADELDINSAWWHKRQALQLVFKVPRSAERQAAFEAFKEAAGPDLRAFAAWSVAFQVWGAPWESTWFAETNRDSPEVAELIRDHADMVDFECWLQWIADEQVTAAQTAARESGMALGLMQDMAVGVHSLGADVWWNPERFAVGSVTVGCPPDFYNQQGQDWGQPPFNPNYLAKTGYGMYREMVHNMFSHAGAVRIDHVLGLFRLWWIPQGEGARGGAYVTYDYEAMIAILTIEASRVNGLVVGEDLGTVPDYVRTVLAEHGLLGCMVEWFARVDDSPNAGDPYADPADYRKYALASVTTHDLPPTAGYLQFEHVRLREQLHLLTGPVEEFQASATAERQAMLDRLVESELITPEIAADVDNHIQEIVEAMHKMLLHSPSVLLQAALVDGVGETRSQNQPGTSSEYRNWRVPLAGPDHKVVHTDEVFDLPRVKSLSAIMNGEK; translated from the coding sequence ATGACGGAAACCCAACAAACCGAAAGCGCGGAACGCATCGCACGACCGCTTATCCAACTCGCCAAACTCAACGGCATCTCAACGTCGTACATCGACCAGCTCGGAACCTACGTGGAAATCCGCGACGAAGTGCTCGTCTCCGTGCTTGCGGCGCTCGGCGTGGACGCGTCCAGCGACGAGGCGATCGAAACATCGTACGAACTCACCAAGCAGCGCATTGCAGACACGCTCGTAGAACCGACCATCGTGAAGTTCATCGGCAAGGAGTCAACCACGCCGATCCGCGCGAAAGGCCATGACGTGACGCTGCGCCTGCTACTCGAAGACGGCACACAGTACGAGGGCAACCTGTGCATGTACCTGACCCCGCAGACCGACGGCTCGCTTACATTCACCCTGCCCGACGACATTCCCGCCGGCTACCACACGTTGCGCGTCAACGCGGGCCCGCTACACGGCGAGGCACGACTGATCTGCGCCCCGGCACGCGTGCCCCTGCCACCAGCGATCGCCGAAAAGCAGCGTTGGGGATGGATGGCGCAAATGTATTCCATCCGCTCCGCTGAATCGTGGGGCGTGGGCGATTATGGCGACCTGAAGCTGCTGCTCACCGATGCCGCCGAAAAGTCGCATGCCGACTTCATGCTCATCAACCCGATTCACGCGACCGCGCCGGTCGAGCCGCTCGAACCGTCGCCGTACCTGCCGGAATCACGCCGATTCATGAACGTCACATACATTCGCCCGCAGGATATTGAGGAATATGCAGGACTTGACGAAAAGGCGAAGGCCGAGGTCGAGCGTCTGCACACCGAAGTGGCCCCCGACAACGACAACGCCGACGAACTCGACATCAACTCCGCATGGTGGCACAAGCGTCAGGCGCTGCAGCTCGTGTTTAAGGTGCCACGTTCCGCCGAACGCCAGGCCGCCTTCGAAGCGTTCAAGGAAGCGGCCGGCCCTGATCTGCGTGCGTTCGCCGCATGGTCGGTGGCATTCCAGGTGTGGGGTGCTCCGTGGGAGAGCACATGGTTTGCGGAGACGAACCGTGATTCGCCGGAAGTGGCCGAACTCATACGCGATCATGCCGATATGGTCGACTTCGAATGCTGGCTGCAGTGGATTGCAGACGAACAGGTGACCGCCGCACAGACCGCCGCACGCGAAAGCGGCATGGCATTGGGCCTCATGCAAGACATGGCCGTAGGCGTGCACTCGCTGGGTGCCGACGTGTGGTGGAATCCGGAACGTTTCGCCGTCGGCAGCGTCACCGTGGGCTGCCCGCCAGACTTCTACAACCAACAGGGCCAGGATTGGGGCCAGCCGCCGTTCAATCCGAATTATCTCGCCAAAACCGGTTACGGCATGTACCGCGAGATGGTGCACAACATGTTCTCGCACGCGGGCGCGGTGCGCATCGACCATGTGCTCGGCCTGTTCCGCCTGTGGTGGATTCCGCAGGGCGAAGGCGCACGCGGCGGCGCGTACGTCACGTACGACTATGAGGCGATGATCGCAATCCTCACGATCGAAGCCTCACGTGTGAACGGCCTGGTGGTGGGCGAAGACCTCGGCACCGTGCCCGATTACGTGCGCACCGTGCTCGCCGAACACGGCCTGCTCGGCTGCATGGTGGAATGGTTCGCCCGCGTGGACGACTCCCCCAACGCCGGCGACCCGTACGCCGACCCGGCCGACTACCGCAAGTATGCGCTGGCTTCCGTAACCACGCACGATCTGCCGCCAACCGCAGGCTACCTGCAGTTCGAGCACGTCAGACTGCGTGAGCAACTGCACCTGCTCACCGGCCCTGTCGAAGAATTCCAGGCGTCCGCGACCGCGGAACGTCAGGCCATGCTTGACCGACTGGTCGAAAGCGAACTGATCACGCCGGAAATCGCGGCGGACGTCGACAATCATATTCAGGAAATCGTCGAAGCGATGCACAAAATGCTGCTCCACTCGCCATCCGTGCTTCTACAGGCGGCGCTGGTGGACGGCGTCGGCGAAACCCGCTCACAGAACCAGCCGGGCACATCCAGCGAATACCGCAACTGGCGTGTGCCGCTGGCAGGCCCCGACCACAAGGTGGTGCACACCGACGAAGTGTTCGACCTGCCGCGCGTGAAGTCGCTTTCCGCCATCATGAACGGCGAAAAGTAA
- a CDS encoding sulfite exporter TauE/SafE family protein, whose protein sequence is MSEWFSKKADWLFGADPVGLDESARGIVVLVIVGVAVGLLSGMFGIGGGTVIVPALVWLGLTQRNAAATSMLAIVPTSISGVISYATCGNVDWLAALLLFCGMFVGGQIGSWLLSRLPELVLRWIFVVFLIFVVFNQISFVPSRDQHIAMSALTGVCLVLLGVVIGVLAGLLGIGGGALAVPALSMLFNASDLIARGTSLLAMFPNSITTSVANLKRRLVHVKAALIIGLVAAVAAPFGTWIAGAVSPRVGSILFACYLCVLLIRSLFVAVKATRSARASA, encoded by the coding sequence ATGAGTGAGTGGTTCAGCAAGAAAGCGGATTGGCTATTTGGTGCAGATCCTGTGGGACTCGACGAATCCGCGCGAGGCATTGTAGTGCTGGTGATCGTCGGCGTGGCAGTAGGGCTACTATCCGGCATGTTCGGCATTGGCGGCGGTACTGTGATCGTGCCCGCGCTGGTATGGCTGGGACTGACGCAACGTAATGCGGCGGCGACGTCAATGCTTGCAATCGTGCCAACCTCGATTTCCGGCGTCATTTCTTATGCGACTTGTGGCAATGTGGACTGGCTTGCCGCGCTGCTGCTGTTTTGTGGCATGTTTGTAGGCGGGCAGATTGGCAGTTGGCTGCTTTCGCGCTTGCCGGAACTCGTATTGCGATGGATTTTCGTAGTGTTCCTCATATTTGTGGTGTTCAATCAGATTAGTTTCGTGCCGTCGCGAGACCAGCACATTGCGATGAGTGCGCTGACCGGAGTTTGCCTGGTGCTGTTGGGCGTGGTGATTGGCGTATTGGCGGGACTGCTGGGAATTGGCGGCGGGGCGCTCGCCGTGCCCGCACTGTCGATGCTGTTCAACGCTTCCGATCTGATTGCGCGGGGCACGTCGCTGCTGGCCATGTTCCCGAACTCGATCACCACAAGCGTGGCAAACCTGAAACGAAGGCTGGTGCATGTAAAGGCCGCGCTGATTATTGGCTTGGTGGCTGCCGTTGCCGCGCCATTCGGTACGTGGATAGCGGGCGCAGTCTCGCCCCGTGTCGGCTCGATTCTGTTCGCCTGCTATCTGTGCGTGCTGCTGATTCGCAGCCTTTTCGTAGCCGTTAAGGCCACTCGTTCCGCCCGTGCCTCTGCCTGA
- a CDS encoding YesL family protein, translating to MKFLSPDSGFMRGLSDAVDAIWINILMLVTSIPIITIGAALTAGHDAARRSLAGEGTVTRNYFAAFRSNFVKATGYWLIFGIAGAISVYSWIVLQITPLLIPKFALSIVWVIGFEWIWALQSRFENSFWRTLGNAFVFGVSNIGHTLGMAAIDAIYIALLVGSWFYMPQGLFLLLVLGYGTMIMIHVPIFEHVFRKYMK from the coding sequence ATGAAGTTCCTATCACCCGACTCCGGCTTTATGCGCGGCCTCAGCGACGCCGTCGACGCGATTTGGATCAACATCCTCATGTTGGTCACCAGCATTCCGATCATCACCATCGGCGCGGCCTTGACCGCCGGTCACGATGCGGCACGACGCTCGCTCGCAGGCGAAGGCACCGTCACCCGCAATTATTTCGCCGCATTCCGGTCAAACTTCGTAAAGGCAACCGGCTATTGGCTGATTTTCGGCATTGCAGGGGCGATCAGCGTGTACTCATGGATCGTGCTGCAGATCACGCCGCTGCTGATTCCGAAATTCGCGTTGAGCATCGTATGGGTCATCGGATTCGAATGGATCTGGGCATTACAGTCACGCTTCGAAAACTCGTTCTGGCGCACACTCGGCAACGCCTTCGTATTCGGCGTGAGCAATATCGGGCACACGCTCGGCATGGCCGCCATCGACGCGATTTACATCGCGCTTTTGGTCGGCAGCTGGTTTTACATGCCGCAAGGCCTGTTCCTGCTACTCGTTTTGGGCTACGGCACCATGATTATGATTCACGTGCCGATTTTCGAGCATGTGTTCCGCAAATATATGAAGTAG